One window of the Methanocaldococcus vulcanius M7 genome contains the following:
- a CDS encoding CRISPR-associated protein Csx11, protein MAIDVNNLLNNKNEVLKAEIVSPFTLLDKTFVSWWQYVNSEYFKGVTPEYQNRDGEIKNLLKTFFNDLDVNIEGLEIKDKNGNIINKINVLNDFITTKWRENWRKVKLNDEPKKILQVLYGSSEGLNSGIEKGSPKEGNHIKGNYPYLANSFGTLKKLINEKQLDDLRDYISKYNVFDYKDEIKKILELKDDNYFEELDNEDDLQQVLSKLKTCSDVSKIRRKVYALIKLLYGFTPSDSRFPVNDTSLYDQAYMATTMFKASLAGLFLDNSKLKDLSKFDYRDIKWSILGIQYDKLGLAEKGLKVAHIQWYRETANKVDEEIKDLIEDKWALGNEIYRDETGIYFLVPECIVGDKIDKNLYELDKNLKNEERELKREILEIFKEKFGDEVYPTIILTKPSRGLMNLGYLLEKAKENFLRADYSLKRQFDDYFEGKIWVCQVCGERFVSKDRKRDEIPMCDVCYKRIHDDKHGRIKKWVENLNDETIWIDELQDENGRIALITLKFELKEWLNGNLLNSLIVREEDCNNFYDLIKNLLNNSKNYFINNLKIMTKLKEFYKNKEDIKDFLNLFDSSIKHIYNQLINKTDDILNKSFIEINTEIINLENELQNQNLSKKQRKRKTEKLNFIKRLPSLKEISKNYLVKLQTDYNIDLPIKFNEDGTFSINGLSYDDIRGVLSFIYFYDQINKLILERSIGDRWEEFIKNNLLNPSAIDFDERKIHWNNLTDEDIEFLSKLILQFLLRKNPSPARLRRIWETTKEFFEDLENNLIDILEIPEWRRKRIIIQLDEDEKPDGEYRYGNICFWKIRNKLYLITSIEQFLKVVGNNEIKKLLNNKEKEENLKELNKILNDKKKLMEKLNLRKIKLKSVENERDNIEIELDENNINLLDYKLYFSIIKPTPISWQFIIPAEYIPRLIEKIQNEYYKNFKWVYGKLPLHIGVIIQHYKSPLYIGIKALRKIRRDLKNLEDIKTEIDGKSLKSIQKELYSKYVRGEELANNTEEYYSLYEWDGDNETYQFYLKPNENSLKWITTTNGKDNSIFYIYPNTFDFEILDSNVRRNDIEYYKGKRIIPLKSNRPYNLEDWKKFIKFKEIFKNRPSKLQKLVNIIYKCLEDWDDGYKESIKQFLATNFINTLELNKKSNETVIKDLCEIFGIDTNLENKNLEKFRDELIDKIDKDKMQMFIDMFEFWHKGLKAV, encoded by the coding sequence ATGGCAATAGATGTGAATAATTTATTGAATAATAAAAATGAAGTATTAAAAGCTGAAATCGTTAGTCCATTCACACTTTTAGATAAAACTTTTGTAAGTTGGTGGCAATATGTCAATAGCGAATATTTTAAAGGAGTGACACCAGAGTATCAAAATAGAGATGGAGAAATAAAAAATCTACTAAAGACATTTTTTAATGATCTAGATGTAAATATTGAAGGATTGGAAATAAAGGACAAAAATGGAAATATAATAAACAAGATAAATGTTTTAAATGATTTTATAACTACGAAGTGGAGAGAAAATTGGAGGAAAGTTAAATTAAATGATGAACCAAAAAAAATTTTACAAGTGCTATATGGATCTTCAGAAGGTCTAAATTCCGGAATTGAAAAAGGATCTCCTAAAGAAGGAAATCACATAAAGGGAAATTATCCTTACTTAGCAAATTCCTTTGGAACATTAAAAAAATTAATAAACGAAAAGCAGTTGGATGATTTGAGAGATTATATTTCAAAGTATAATGTTTTCGATTACAAAGATGAGATTAAAAAAATACTGGAATTAAAAGACGATAACTATTTTGAAGAATTAGATAATGAAGATGATCTACAACAGGTTTTATCTAAATTAAAAACTTGTAGTGATGTATCAAAAATCAGAAGAAAAGTTTATGCCTTAATTAAATTATTATATGGATTTACACCGTCAGATAGTCGTTTTCCAGTTAATGATACATCCTTATATGATCAAGCATATATGGCAACAACGATGTTTAAGGCATCATTAGCTGGATTATTTTTAGACAATTCAAAACTTAAAGATTTATCTAAATTTGATTATAGGGATATTAAATGGTCGATCTTAGGAATACAATATGACAAATTAGGTTTGGCAGAGAAAGGATTAAAAGTTGCACATATACAGTGGTATAGAGAAACAGCAAATAAAGTTGATGAAGAAATAAAAGATTTAATTGAAGATAAATGGGCGTTAGGTAATGAAATCTATAGAGATGAAACCGGAATCTATTTCTTAGTTCCAGAATGTATCGTTGGAGATAAAATTGATAAAAACTTATATGAACTGGATAAAAATTTAAAAAATGAAGAAAGAGAATTAAAAAGAGAAATTTTAGAGATTTTTAAAGAAAAATTTGGTGATGAAGTTTATCCGACAATCATTTTAACAAAACCTTCAAGAGGTTTAATGAATTTAGGATATTTACTTGAAAAAGCAAAAGAAAACTTTTTAAGAGCTGATTATTCATTAAAAAGACAATTTGATGATTATTTTGAAGGAAAAATTTGGGTTTGTCAAGTTTGTGGTGAAAGATTTGTTTCAAAAGATAGAAAAAGAGATGAAATTCCAATGTGTGATGTTTGTTATAAGAGGATTCATGATGATAAACATGGAAGAATTAAAAAATGGGTTGAAAATTTAAACGATGAAACAATATGGATTGATGAATTGCAAGATGAAAATGGAAGAATTGCTTTGATTACTTTGAAATTTGAGTTGAAAGAGTGGTTGAATGGAAATTTGTTGAATAGTTTGATTGTTAGAGAAGAAGATTGTAATAATTTTTATGATCTCATTAAAAATTTATTGAATAATTCCAAAAATTACTTCATTAATAATTTGAAAATTATGACGAAGTTGAAGGAGTTCTACAAAAACAAAGAAGATATAAAAGACTTCCTTAATTTGTTTGATAGCTCTATAAAACACATATATAATCAACTAATTAACAAAACTGATGATATCTTAAACAAAAGTTTTATTGAAATTAACACTGAAATTATTAATTTAGAAAATGAACTCCAAAATCAAAATTTATCTAAAAAGCAAAGAAAAAGAAAAACAGAAAAATTAAATTTCATAAAACGATTACCTTCTCTTAAAGAAATATCTAAAAATTACTTAGTAAAACTACAGACAGATTATAATATTGACCTACCAATAAAATTCAATGAAGATGGAACTTTCAGTATTAATGGCCTTAGTTATGATGACATAAGGGGGGTATTATCTTTTATATATTTTTACGATCAGATTAATAAATTGATTTTAGAAAGATCCATAGGAGACAGATGGGAAGAGTTTATCAAAAACAACTTATTAAATCCTTCAGCAATAGATTTTGATGAAAGAAAAATCCATTGGAACAACCTAACAGACGAAGATATTGAATTCTTATCAAAATTAATCTTACAATTCCTTTTAAGGAAAAATCCTTCACCAGCAAGATTGAGAAGAATTTGGGAAACTACAAAAGAATTCTTTGAAGATTTGGAAAATAACTTAATTGATATATTGGAAATTCCAGAATGGAGAAGAAAAAGAATTATTATTCAATTAGATGAAGATGAAAAACCAGATGGAGAATACAGGTATGGAAATATTTGTTTCTGGAAAATTAGAAATAAGTTATATTTAATTACATCCATTGAGCAGTTTTTAAAAGTTGTTGGAAATAATGAAATTAAAAAACTACTAAATAACAAAGAAAAAGAAGAAAACCTCAAAGAATTGAATAAAATATTAAATGACAAAAAGAAATTGATGGAAAAACTTAACTTAAGAAAAATTAAATTGAAAAGTGTAGAAAACGAAAGAGATAACATAGAAATTGAATTGGATGAAAATAACATTAATTTATTAGATTACAAATTATATTTCTCAATAATCAAACCAACACCAATTTCATGGCAGTTTATAATTCCAGCGGAATACATTCCAAGATTAATTGAAAAGATTCAAAATGAATATTACAAGAACTTTAAATGGGTTTATGGAAAACTGCCATTGCATATTGGTGTTATAATACAACACTATAAAAGCCCATTATACATTGGAATAAAGGCTTTAAGAAAAATTAGAAGAGATTTAAAAAACTTAGAGGATATTAAAACAGAAATTGATGGAAAATCATTAAAATCAATACAAAAAGAGCTTTATTCCAAATATGTTAGGGGAGAAGAATTGGCAAATAACACTGAAGAATATTACTCCCTCTATGAATGGGACGGAGATAATGAAACATATCAATTCTACTTAAAGCCTAATGAAAATAGCTTAAAATGGATTACTACAACAAATGGGAAAGATAATTCAATATTTTATATCTACCCAAATACCTTTGATTTTGAGATTTTAGATTCAAATGTTAGAAGAAATGATATTGAATACTACAAAGGAAAAAGAATCATCCCATTAAAATCTAACAGACCATACAACTTAGAAGATTGGAAGAAATTTATTAAATTCAAAGAAATCTTTAAAAACAGACCTTCAAAACTTCAAAAATTGGTTAATATAATTTATAAATGCTTAGAAGATTGGGACGATGGATATAAAGAGTCAATAAAACAGTTCTTAGCTACAAATTTCATAAATACCTTAGAATTAAACAAAAAATCTAATGAAACAGTGATTAAAGATTTATGTGAGATATTTGGCATTGATACTAATTTAGAGAATAAAAACTTAGAAAAATTCAGAGATGAGTTAATAGACAAAATAGACAAAGATAAAATGCAAATGTTCATAGATATGTTTGAATTTTGGCATAAGGGATTAAAAGCAGTATAA
- a CDS encoding gamma-glutamylcyclotransferase family protein produces MYYFAYGSNMSEERIKENCKNPKFVDIGYIKDYKFVYDGYSRGWGGTVANIVPKNREIVWGVIYEISEDDLKALDRQEGYPITYDREEITVFCVNKNIEIKAYVYLREGEPIGKPTKEYVDTCVKGAKEHGIPEDYIKNVIVGWKNDK; encoded by the coding sequence ATGTATTATTTTGCCTATGGTTCAAATATGAGTGAAGAAAGGATAAAAGAGAACTGCAAAAATCCAAAATTTGTAGATATTGGTTATATCAAAGATTATAAGTTTGTTTATGATGGTTATTCCAGAGGTTGGGGAGGTACTGTAGCCAACATAGTTCCAAAAAATAGAGAAATTGTGTGGGGTGTTATATATGAAATCTCCGAAGATGACTTAAAAGCTTTAGATAGACAGGAGGGATATCCTATAACTTATGATAGGGAAGAAATAACTGTTTTCTGTGTAAATAAGAATATAGAGATTAAAGCTTATGTCTATCTTAGAGAAGGAGAGCCTATTGGAAAACCTACAAAAGAATACGTTGATACTTGTGTAAAAGGTGCTAAAGAACATGGAATTCCAGAAGATTATATTAAAAATGTTATAGTGGGGTGGAAGAATGACAAATAA